The DNA sequence GTCAGGGCCAGCAGGTTGCCGATGATGATCGAAGCGACCGCGATCACCGCCAGCACGTCGTGCAGCACGCCGCTGCTGGCAGCAGGAGAGAGCTGGAACAGACGCACGACCACGGCGAACACGGCGACCTTGCTGGCGGTAGCCAGGAAGGCGGCGACGGGCGCCGGAGCGCCTTCATACACGTCCGGGGTCCACAGGTGGAAGGGTACCAGCGACAGTTTGAACGCCAGGCCGACCAGCATCATGGCCAGGCCCAGTTGCGCCAGCATGCTCGGCATGCCGGTGGCGGCCAGGGCTGCACCGATGCCGCTGAAGCTCAGGCTGCCAGCGTCGGCGTAGAGCAACGCCATGCCGAACAGCAGGAAGGTCGAGCCGGCGGCCGACAGCACCATGTACTTGATGCCGGCTTCGAGCGAACGCTTGTTGAAGAAGGCATAGGCGACCAAGCCGTAAACCGGTACCGATAGCAGCTCCAGGCCGACGAACAGGCCCGCCAGGTGCTGCGCGCTGACCAGCACCAGGCCGCCGGCAGCGGCCATCAGGATCAGCAGGTACAGCTCTTCGCGGTTGCCCGGGTAGCCCGAGCCGCCATCACCCAGATACGCATGGGCGAGGGTGACGCAGGCCAGGGTGGCAACCAGGATCAGTGCCATGTACAGGCAGGCGAAGTTGTCGATCTGCAGCAGCGGAGTGACGGCCAGCGGAGCGACTTTCAGCGCCGGGAGGATCGACAGCAACGCCAGGTTCAAGCCTGCCACCGAGAGCAGGAAGGTTTGTGAGTGATTGCGACGCCAGGCGATCGCCAGCATCACCACGATGATCGTGGCGCTGGTGATCAGCAGCGGCGCAAGCGCGATAAAGCTTTGAGTCGTAAGGTCCATAGCGCTCTTACCGGGCCGAAGCGAGTTGAGTGAAGGCGGAGCCGAACCATTGCTGCACACCACTCATGGTGGCGGCAGAGGTGTCGAGGAACGGCTGCGGGTAGACCCCGAGCAGGATCAGCAGGCCGGCCAGGCCCACCACCATGATCAGTTCGCGACCATCCATGCCCGCCAATACTTCATCGGACCTGGACGGGCCGAAATAGGCACGGTGAATCATGATCAGCGAGTAGACCGAACCGAACACCAGGCCGGAGGTGGCGAGCACCGTGACCCACGGGGCGCTGGCAAAGGTGCCGATCAGGATCAGGAACTCGCCGACGAAGTTGCCGGTCACTGGCAGGCCGAGCGAGGCAGCGGCGAAGAACAGGCTGACTCCCGGCAGGTAAGCGATGCGCGACCACAGGCCACCCATTTCACGCATGTCGCGGGTGTGCATGCGCTCGTAGAGCTGGCCGGCCAGGATAAAGAGTGCCGCTGCCGACAGACCGTGTGCCAGCATCTGGATCACAGCGCCTTGCAGGGCCTGCTGGCTGCCGGAGTAGATCCCGATCAGCACGAAGCCCATGTGCGACACGCTGGAGAACGCGACCAGACGCTTGATGTCGGTTTGGGCGAAGGCCAGGAAAGCACCGTAGAAGATCCCGATCAGACCCAGGGTCATGGCGACCGGTGCAAACTCGGCCGAAGCGTTC is a window from the Pseudomonas sp. LS1212 genome containing:
- the nuoN gene encoding NADH-quinone oxidoreductase subunit NuoN; translation: MDLTTQSFIALAPLLITSATIIVVMLAIAWRRNHSQTFLLSVAGLNLALLSILPALKVAPLAVTPLLQIDNFACLYMALILVATLACVTLAHAYLGDGGSGYPGNREELYLLILMAAAGGLVLVSAQHLAGLFVGLELLSVPVYGLVAYAFFNKRSLEAGIKYMVLSAAGSTFLLFGMALLYADAGSLSFSGIGAALAATGMPSMLAQLGLAMMLVGLAFKLSLVPFHLWTPDVYEGAPAPVAAFLATASKVAVFAVVVRLFQLSPAASSGVLHDVLAVIAVASIIIGNLLALTQSNLKRLLGYSSIAHFGYLLIALVASKGLAVEAIGVYLVTYVITSLGAFGVITLMSSPYNGRDADALYEYRGLFWRRPYLTAVLTVMMLSLAGIPLTAGFIGKFYIIATGVESHLWWLIGTLVLGSAIGVFYYLRVMVTLFLIEPNLRRHDAPLNWEQRTGGVMLLAIAIVAFVLGVYPQPLLDMVQHAGFQLVG